The genomic DNA TATACAGACATGCCTATAATGACCTCAGTAAAAATCAAAAATGTAAAATCGCCTTTAAGAAAGATCAGAATAAGCAATGGGACAAAAATAACAATAACCAAAGCTCTACTTAGCATCTACTCCTCCAAAACGTCTTTCTCTATTATTAAACCATTCAATGGCTTTTTCATATTCATTTTTATCAAAATCAGGCCAGTAAGTATTGGTAATATAAAATTCAGAGTATGCGATTTCCCATAAAAGAAAATTGCTTATTCTGAATTCCCCGCTGGTTCTGATAACCAATTCAGGATCGGGAATATCAGGCTGATAAAGATAATTTTGAAATTCATCTTCGGTAATGGAAGTTCTGCCTTCTGCCAAAAGCTTGTTAATACCGTCTGTGATCTCTTTTCTGCCGCCGTAGTTAAAGGCAATGTTAAAAGTAAGGGTATTACAGTCAGAAAGATAATCCTCTGTTTCTTTTATTTTTTTTAACAGTTTTTTGCTGACACCTTCTTCTGTACCGGATACAACTAGTCTTATATCCTGTTCTTTCAGTTCATCCTTTTTGTTATCCAGATATTTTGAAAAAAGATTCATAAGTGCAGAGACCTCGGTCTTGGGTCTTTTCCAGTTTTCAGTGGAAAAAGCATAAACAGTAAGATACTTTACACCAAATGAAACACTTTGTCTTAAAACAAACTCCAGAGTATCAGCTCCTCTTTTATGACCTTCCACTCTGGCAAGTCCTCGTGATTTGGCCCATCTTCCATTTCCATCCATAATAATTGCAATATGTTCGGGTATTTTTCTATCCATAAAAAAACCTTTCAAGTCGTTATTTCCTATTTTACCATATATACAGAGTTTTTTCTAATTTAATTTGTAAAAAATAAAAATGAGAAAAGCCGGAGTCAAAAGATATTTTTTAATAACTCCGGTCAGTGCAGTCTCTTAGTTAATCAAAAATAAAAAGAGATTCATTAAAAATGAACCCCGTCTTCATAATACATATTTTCTATCAAAGGATTAAATACAATAGTAACTATTTTATCCGTTATTTTTTTCCATCTTTCGGTAAACAGAGCAGCAATCTTGTCTCTAGCCTCAGAATCCCTGTCAAACCATAAAACCTCAATAAAAACAAGGCCGTCATCTTCTTTGCCGTCAAAAAAGAAAGTAGTTTCCACATATTCAAATGTAAACCAGTCAGCAGGACATTCTGCAATAATTCCTAATTCATCTGCAAGACCTGCAGTAAAATCTCTGACTTTTTCTTTTTCTGCTCCTCTAACTCTTATGTGTGGCATGTTTTTTACTCCTTTTGTTTTTATTTGAATTTTATCATGCTACAGGGTTTAAATCAATAGGCAAAAAGGATTATTTTATGCACGGAATTTAGATTTTTTGGGTAAAACACAATATATCCAGAATATGGAAAGTGTCACATACAAGATATAGTATTTTAGAAAGAAAAAAATTATATCTGTCCCAAAAACATCTGAACCCAAAAGGAAACAACTACTACAAGCAACGATATAATAAAGCCGTGAAGCATAGGCTTAAAGCCTGAATGCGAGACTTCGGCAAAGTTAGTTCTGAGTCCGATAGCACCAAGAGCCATTACCATAAGATATTTACTGATCTGTGATATTACAGAGCTTACATTTTCAGGAACTATACCTGTACTTTTTATTCCGACCATAACTAAAAATAACAGAATAAAAAACGGAAAAATATTCTTTAATGAAATATTTTCTTTCTTTTTTTTCTCTGATTCTGAAACAGACTTTCTAGATTCTACATGTCTGTTTATAAGAGAAAATATTAATACTGCAGGAATAATGGAAAGAGTACGGGTAAGCTTTACAATAACCGCAAAACCGCCGGCAGCATCAGAAAAGGCATATCCGGCTGCAACAACAGACGAGGTGTCATTTACTGCAGTTCCAGCCCACAGTCCGTATCCGATATC from Sebaldella termitidis ATCC 33386 includes the following:
- the uppS gene encoding polyprenyl diphosphate synthase, producing MDRKIPEHIAIIMDGNGRWAKSRGLARVEGHKRGADTLEFVLRQSVSFGVKYLTVYAFSTENWKRPKTEVSALMNLFSKYLDNKKDELKEQDIRLVVSGTEEGVSKKLLKKIKETEDYLSDCNTLTFNIAFNYGGRKEITDGINKLLAEGRTSITEDEFQNYLYQPDIPDPELVIRTSGEFRISNFLLWEIAYSEFYITNTYWPDFDKNEYEKAIEWFNNRERRFGGVDAK
- a CDS encoding DUF1904 family protein, with translation MPHIRVRGAEKEKVRDFTAGLADELGIIAECPADWFTFEYVETTFFFDGKEDDGLVFIEVLWFDRDSEARDKIAALFTERWKKITDKIVTIVFNPLIENMYYEDGVHF